Proteins encoded by one window of Halomonas sp. SH5A2:
- the ahpC gene encoding alkyl hydroperoxide reductase subunit C translates to MSLINSEVKPFNATAYFNGEFVDVSDADLQGQWSIFFFYPADFTFVCPTELGDLADHYDEFKKLGVEIYSVSTDTHFTHKAWHDSSETIGKLQFPMIADPTLRISRNFEVLIEDAGLAERGTFVVDPDGKIQIVEINAGNIGRNAEELLRKVKAAQYVRANPNEVCPAKWEEGEETLAPSLDLVGKI, encoded by the coding sequence ATGTCTTTGATCAATTCTGAAGTTAAACCGTTCAACGCTACCGCTTATTTTAACGGAGAGTTCGTTGACGTTTCTGATGCCGATCTACAGGGTCAGTGGAGCATCTTCTTCTTCTACCCAGCCGACTTCACCTTTGTCTGCCCCACTGAGCTTGGCGATCTGGCAGATCACTATGACGAGTTCAAGAAGCTCGGCGTCGAAATCTACAGCGTCTCCACCGATACGCACTTCACGCACAAGGCATGGCACGACAGCTCTGAAACTATCGGCAAGCTGCAATTCCCCATGATTGCCGACCCGACGCTGCGCATTTCACGCAACTTTGAAGTCCTGATTGAAGACGCGGGTCTCGCCGAGCGCGGCACCTTCGTTGTCGATCCCGACGGCAAGATTCAGATCGTTGAAATCAACGCTGGTAACATTGGCCGCAACGCCGAAGAGCTGCTGCGCAAGGTGAAAGCCGCTCAATACGTACGCGCCAACCCGAACGAAGTCTGCCCTGCCAAGTGGGAAGAAGGCGAAGAGACCCTCGCACCATCGCTGGATCTGGTCGGCAAGATCTAA
- the prmC gene encoding peptide chain release factor N(5)-glutamine methyltransferase, translating into MTLDALLKQATERLANAGSPSARLDAEVLLGHVIERNRTWLYTWGDKACSTWQQARFDALVAARAQGYPVAYLTGEREFWGLRLMTSPDTLIPRPDTETLVALALSRAAQPHGRLLDIGTGTGAIALAFASERPGWQVTGVDLLPAAVALAQTNAKKLGLGNACFQQSDWFSAFSAPPEAAAFDMIVANPPYIAADDPHLKRGDVRFEPASALVADADGMADLLHLIVTAKAYLSDSGWLMLEHGYGQAAELREAMQVAGYQNVETVRDLGGHERVTLGFLTTA; encoded by the coding sequence ATGACCCTGGATGCGCTGCTCAAACAGGCAACTGAGAGGCTTGCAAACGCAGGCTCGCCCAGCGCGCGGCTGGATGCCGAGGTGTTGCTCGGGCATGTCATCGAGCGTAACCGTACCTGGCTGTATACCTGGGGCGATAAAGCCTGTTCAACGTGGCAACAGGCGCGATTCGATGCGCTTGTGGCTGCCCGCGCCCAGGGCTATCCCGTGGCCTACTTGACCGGGGAGCGCGAATTTTGGGGCCTGCGCCTCATGACGTCGCCGGATACGCTTATTCCCAGGCCCGATACCGAAACACTGGTGGCGTTGGCGTTAAGCCGTGCGGCGCAACCGCATGGCCGTTTGCTGGATATCGGGACGGGAACGGGGGCGATTGCCCTGGCGTTTGCCAGCGAACGGCCCGGTTGGCAGGTGACCGGCGTGGACCTGCTCCCCGCCGCCGTCGCGCTGGCGCAAACAAATGCCAAAAAGCTGGGCCTTGGCAATGCCTGTTTCCAGCAAAGTGACTGGTTTAGTGCCTTTTCTGCGCCCCCTGAAGCGGCGGCGTTCGATATGATCGTCGCCAATCCGCCGTATATAGCGGCGGATGATCCGCATTTGAAACGCGGAGACGTGCGTTTTGAACCAGCGTCTGCCCTGGTGGCCGACGCCGATGGCATGGCTGATTTGCTGCATCTTATCGTCACGGCAAAGGCTTACCTGTCCGATTCCGGTTGGCTGATGCTTGAACACGGTTATGGCCAAGCCGCCGAACTTCGCGAGGCCATGCAGGTAGCGGGCTATCAAAACGTTGAAACGGTTCGCGACCTGGGAGGCCATGAACGCGTTACGCTAGGCTTTTTAACTACCGCCTGA
- a CDS encoding bactofilin family protein → MTLIIVDGRRKKLKKRAASNPSALNVNARTDDAATVDNVLTLPALSDAFTPPDASPLRDGCVSLEPPRREGSYLGVATQIAGKIIANESVSIKGRFVGAVIAKHQLIQLSASSVVSADLEGGHVCIDGHLDGDVHASDRLTLMPSANVRGAMLTNRFECHSGANVTGTVAACQPTSR, encoded by the coding sequence ATGACGTTGATTATTGTGGATGGTAGACGTAAAAAACTGAAAAAAAGGGCGGCGAGCAACCCTAGCGCGTTAAACGTAAACGCTCGAACCGATGACGCAGCGACCGTTGATAATGTGCTGACCCTGCCTGCTTTGTCTGATGCGTTCACGCCGCCTGACGCATCGCCCCTTCGCGACGGTTGTGTATCGCTTGAGCCCCCCCGCAGAGAGGGAAGTTATCTGGGGGTCGCGACGCAGATAGCAGGCAAGATCATTGCCAATGAAAGTGTGTCGATTAAAGGGCGCTTCGTGGGAGCTGTAATTGCAAAGCATCAACTGATTCAGTTGAGCGCCAGTAGTGTGGTCAGCGCTGACCTGGAGGGAGGTCACGTTTGTATCGATGGCCATCTGGACGGTGATGTCCATGCCAGTGACAGATTGACACTGATGCCGAGTGCCAACGTGCGTGGTGCGATGTTAACGAACCGCTTTGAATGCCATTCAGGTGCAAACGTCACAGGTACCGTCGCAGCTTGTCAGCCTACGAGTCGGTGA
- the ahpF gene encoding alkyl hydroperoxide reductase subunit F — MLDANLKDQLKAYLEKVTHPLELVASLDDGDKSKELLGLLQDISGLSDKITLSTEGNNPRTPSFAITRPGEDTGVVFAGIPMGHEFTSLVLALLQVGGHPPKTSDDVLDQIRALDQELIFETYYSLSCQNCPDVVQVLNLMAIFNPNIRHVAIDGALFQDEVEDREIMSVPSIYLNGKPFDQGRMTLEQILAKVDTGAVEREAKKLSEKAAFDTLVIGGGPAGAAAAIYSARKGITTGIAAERFGGQVADTMGIENFISVSHTEGPKLVSALEEHVKDYEVDVMNLQRATSLKTADTEGGLHEVTLESGATLKSKTLVLATGARWREMNVPGEQTYRNKGVAYCPHCDGPLFKGKHVAVIGGGNSGVEAAIDLAGIVGHVTLIEFMGEMRADAILQKKLKSLPNVDIILNAQTTEVNGDGSRVNGLTYKDRTNDEIKHVALEGIFVQIGLVPNTEWLKGSPIEMSPHGEIIVDAHGMTSVPGIFAAGDVTTVPYKQIVIAMGEGAKASLGAFDYLIRL; from the coding sequence ATGCTCGACGCCAATTTAAAAGATCAGCTAAAAGCGTATTTGGAAAAAGTAACGCATCCGCTTGAGCTTGTCGCCTCGCTGGATGACGGTGATAAATCGAAGGAATTACTCGGCCTGCTACAAGACATCAGCGGCTTGAGCGACAAGATCACTCTGTCGACGGAAGGCAACAATCCTCGTACACCTTCTTTCGCCATTACCCGGCCCGGCGAAGACACTGGTGTCGTGTTTGCGGGCATTCCCATGGGCCACGAGTTCACCTCGCTCGTCTTGGCGCTGCTGCAGGTGGGCGGGCACCCGCCCAAGACCAGTGATGATGTCCTCGACCAGATCCGCGCGCTTGATCAGGAACTGATCTTCGAAACCTACTATTCCCTGTCTTGCCAGAACTGCCCCGATGTCGTCCAGGTACTCAACCTGATGGCGATTTTCAACCCCAATATTCGCCACGTTGCCATCGACGGCGCGCTGTTCCAAGACGAGGTAGAAGACCGCGAGATCATGTCGGTGCCCAGCATCTACCTTAATGGCAAACCCTTTGATCAAGGCCGCATGACCCTTGAGCAAATTCTTGCCAAAGTGGATACCGGTGCCGTCGAGCGCGAAGCCAAAAAGCTTAGCGAAAAAGCCGCCTTTGACACCCTAGTGATTGGCGGCGGGCCCGCCGGCGCCGCTGCCGCTATCTACTCGGCGCGCAAAGGCATCACTACAGGTATTGCTGCCGAGCGGTTTGGCGGTCAGGTGGCCGACACCATGGGCATTGAAAACTTCATCTCGGTATCGCACACCGAAGGGCCCAAGCTGGTCAGCGCGCTTGAAGAACACGTCAAGGATTACGAAGTGGACGTGATGAACCTTCAGCGCGCCACTTCGCTCAAAACTGCCGATACCGAAGGCGGCCTGCACGAAGTGACATTGGAGTCCGGCGCCACGCTTAAAAGCAAGACCCTGGTGCTGGCCACTGGCGCGCGCTGGCGTGAAATGAACGTGCCTGGTGAGCAGACCTACCGTAACAAAGGCGTGGCGTATTGCCCGCACTGCGATGGTCCGCTTTTCAAGGGCAAACATGTCGCCGTGATTGGCGGCGGCAATTCCGGCGTAGAGGCCGCGATCGACCTGGCAGGCATTGTCGGGCACGTAACCCTGATCGAGTTCATGGGGGAAATGCGCGCCGACGCCATCCTGCAGAAAAAGCTCAAAAGCCTGCCCAACGTGGATATTATCCTCAACGCCCAGACCACCGAAGTGAACGGCGACGGCAGCCGGGTGAATGGTTTGACCTACAAAGACCGCACCAACGATGAGATCAAACACGTCGCGCTCGAAGGTATTTTTGTGCAGATTGGCCTGGTACCCAATACCGAGTGGCTAAAAGGTTCGCCCATCGAGATGAGCCCGCACGGCGAAATCATTGTCGATGCACACGGCATGACATCGGTACCGGGTATTTTTGCCGCCGGTGACGTCACCACCGTGCCTTACAAACAGATCGTCATTGCCATGGGCGAAGGTGCCAAGGCCTCGCTGGGCGCCTTTGACTATCTGATACGCCTCTAG
- a CDS encoding HesA/MoeB/ThiF family protein: MMDDPALLRYSRQIMLPEVDIDGQERLIDSHALIVGAGGLGSPAALYLAAAGVGHITLVDADSVELSNLQRQIAHQQASIGHNKADSAKASMQALNPECSVSTVVEHAQGERLERLVATADVVLDCTDRFSSRYAINAASQKARVPLVSGAAIRFSGQLAVFDPRQPDAPCYACLYPPDGQGDDALSCAESGVMAPLVGVIGCFQAVEAFKLLSGAGKAHQGLSLFDALSGHWRHFNLPKDPACPVCGPAH, translated from the coding sequence ATGATGGATGATCCTGCACTGCTGCGCTATAGCCGCCAGATTATGCTGCCAGAGGTGGATATCGACGGTCAGGAGCGGCTGATCGATAGCCATGCGCTGATTGTCGGGGCCGGTGGCTTAGGGTCGCCGGCGGCCCTGTATCTGGCGGCGGCGGGGGTTGGGCATATCACGCTGGTCGATGCGGATAGCGTCGAGCTTTCCAATCTGCAGCGTCAAATTGCCCACCAGCAGGCGAGTATCGGCCACAACAAGGCCGATTCTGCCAAGGCCAGTATGCAGGCGCTCAACCCCGAGTGCAGTGTCAGTACTGTCGTGGAGCACGCCCAGGGTGAACGGCTCGAGCGGCTTGTCGCTACCGCCGATGTGGTGCTCGACTGCACGGATCGCTTTTCCAGCCGTTATGCCATCAATGCGGCCTCGCAAAAAGCCAGGGTGCCGCTGGTCTCCGGGGCCGCGATTCGCTTTTCCGGTCAACTGGCAGTGTTTGACCCGCGCCAGCCCGATGCGCCCTGTTACGCCTGCTTGTACCCACCCGACGGGCAAGGCGACGATGCGTTGAGCTGTGCAGAAAGCGGCGTGATGGCACCCTTGGTCGGCGTGATTGGCTGTTTTCAGGCCGTTGAGGCGTTCAAGCTGCTAAGTGGTGCAGGCAAGGCCCACCAGGGGCTTTCGCTGTTCGATGCGCTAAGCGGGCACTGGCGGCACTTTAACTTACCCAAAGATCCGGCCTGCCCGGTGTGCGGGCCCGCCCATTAA
- a CDS encoding polyamine ABC transporter substrate-binding protein has product MGNIHKLSGAVAAISLAAAATTVNADEVRVYNWSDYIAPDTLEKFTERTGIDVTYDVFDSNEILDAALLSGRSGYDVVVPSTYYLTRQMKADVYQPLDHDKIPNLKHLNPALMENLEQVDPGSEYSVPYMWGTNGIGYNVDRVEEILGEDAPVDSWALLFDPEITGQLSEAGCGLSMLDSGDEMLSPAMVYLGLDPTNESREDLEAAGELLAKVRDDITYFHSSRYVSDLANGDICVAAGYSGDIFQAADRAEEAGRDFEIAYSIPKEGAALWFDMMAIPADAPNPDNAHAFINFILDPQIAAEITEYVRYANPNAAADEYLSDEILNDPAIYPDTDVMDNLYVQVEKPQDIQRARTRIWNRVKSGR; this is encoded by the coding sequence ATGGGGAACATACACAAACTTTCCGGGGCCGTTGCGGCCATTTCACTTGCCGCAGCGGCAACCACCGTTAATGCTGATGAAGTCCGGGTATACAACTGGTCCGACTATATTGCGCCCGATACGTTGGAAAAGTTCACGGAACGCACTGGTATCGACGTCACTTATGACGTGTTCGACAGCAACGAAATACTGGATGCGGCGTTACTTTCAGGCCGGTCCGGCTATGATGTGGTGGTGCCGTCCACCTACTACCTCACTCGGCAAATGAAAGCCGACGTCTACCAGCCGCTGGACCACGATAAAATCCCTAACTTAAAGCATTTGAACCCGGCACTGATGGAAAACCTGGAACAGGTTGATCCAGGCAGCGAGTACTCGGTGCCTTATATGTGGGGAACCAACGGTATTGGTTACAACGTCGATCGCGTCGAAGAAATTCTGGGTGAAGACGCTCCCGTCGATAGTTGGGCATTGCTTTTTGACCCTGAGATTACCGGACAACTCAGCGAGGCCGGTTGCGGGCTGTCGATGCTGGATTCCGGCGATGAAATGCTCTCACCCGCAATGGTTTATCTGGGCTTGGACCCGACAAATGAAAGCCGTGAAGACCTGGAAGCGGCAGGTGAGTTACTCGCTAAAGTGCGTGATGACATCACCTACTTCCACTCGTCTCGCTATGTGTCCGACCTGGCCAACGGCGATATTTGTGTCGCGGCGGGTTACTCAGGGGATATTTTCCAGGCGGCCGACCGGGCTGAAGAAGCCGGGCGTGACTTTGAGATTGCTTACAGCATCCCCAAAGAAGGCGCGGCACTGTGGTTTGACATGATGGCGATTCCCGCCGATGCACCCAATCCTGATAACGCCCATGCCTTCATCAACTTTATTCTTGACCCGCAAATCGCCGCCGAAATAACCGAGTACGTGCGGTATGCCAACCCCAACGCTGCGGCGGATGAATATCTTTCTGATGAGATTCTCAACGATCCTGCCATCTACCCTGATACCGATGTGATGGA
- a CDS encoding Lrp/AsnC ligand binding domain-containing protein, with translation MKAKNKTLDRIDLKILRCLQENARISYVDLATEVGLSTTPCLERVKRLEKAGIIRGYQAILDPQALKANLLVFVEISLETQSPAVFDEFRRAVEKLPQIQECHLVSGQFDYILKCRIPEMSAYRQLLGDVVLTLPGVKESKSYVVMEEVKESFSLHVPEFEEFEEK, from the coding sequence ATGAAAGCAAAAAACAAAACGCTGGACCGCATCGATTTAAAAATCCTGCGCTGTCTGCAGGAAAATGCGCGAATTTCGTACGTCGACCTGGCCACCGAGGTGGGGCTTTCGACCACCCCTTGCCTGGAGCGGGTCAAGCGTCTTGAAAAAGCCGGTATTATTCGCGGCTATCAAGCGATTCTCGACCCCCAGGCGCTCAAGGCGAATTTACTGGTGTTTGTGGAGATAAGCCTGGAAACCCAGTCGCCCGCCGTTTTCGATGAGTTTCGACGCGCCGTCGAAAAACTGCCGCAGATTCAGGAGTGCCACCTGGTTTCCGGGCAGTTTGATTACATTTTAAAGTGCCGTATTCCTGAAATGTCGGCGTACCGCCAGTTGCTCGGTGATGTCGTCTTGACCCTGCCGGGCGTCAAGGAGTCGAAGAGTTACGTGGTCATGGAGGAGGTGAAAGAAAGCTTCAGCCTGCATGTGCCTGAGTTTGAGGAATTCGAGGAAAAGTAG
- a CDS encoding bactofilin family protein, translated as MFSKTKPPTAPHSTTDTQQKMPHTEETVSLPTTARQSTSVIGSNTQVHGDINSDEDITIEGQITGVVTCKQHTVTLGKNGSLSGDAYAHTLRVSGSVDGNLIALHKITVHDGAQVTGTLTTPCLVLEDGSVFHGSIDMNPDNDVFTSVFSSQPSKGVNSKGKNESLKPQDPQKVSLPADGPAKNEETDTL; from the coding sequence ATGTTCAGTAAAACCAAACCGCCTACCGCGCCACACAGCACGACTGACACTCAACAAAAAATGCCGCATACCGAGGAGACCGTCAGTCTGCCCACGACGGCACGGCAAAGCACCTCGGTCATTGGCAGCAATACGCAGGTTCATGGCGATATCAATAGCGACGAAGACATTACCATCGAAGGCCAGATCACTGGCGTCGTGACCTGCAAACAACACACCGTGACACTTGGCAAAAATGGCAGCCTCAGTGGCGATGCCTACGCGCATACCTTGCGTGTTTCGGGTAGCGTAGACGGCAACCTGATTGCCCTGCATAAGATAACGGTACATGACGGAGCGCAGGTGACCGGCACCCTCACCACTCCCTGCCTCGTTCTGGAGGACGGCAGCGTCTTTCATGGCAGCATCGACATGAACCCCGATAACGACGTTTTCACCAGCGTCTTTTCATCGCAACCGTCAAAGGGCGTCAACAGCAAGGGTAAAAACGAGTCGTTAAAGCCACAGGACCCGCAGAAAGTCAGCCTCCCGGCTGACGGCCCCGCCAAGAATGAAGAAACCGACACCCTTTAA
- the prfA gene encoding peptide chain release factor 1: MKETLRQRLDSFADRFEELSMLLSDPEVIQDQQRFRDYSREYAELDDLVGAWQRYRRIENDIDAAQQLSQDSDPEIRELAEMEIDDGREQLDALDVELKRLLVPKDPDDGRSVYLEIRAGTGGDEASLFAGDLFRMYSRYAEKRGWRVEVVSASHGEQGGYKEIISRVKGDSVYARLKFESGAHRVQRVPATESQGRIHTSACTVAVMPEVDDVGDVDINTSDLRVDTFRSSGAGGQHVNTTDSAIRITHLPSGVVVECQEERSQHKNRAKAMSLLAAKLKQSAQDAQRQNQADTRRSLVGSGDRSERVRTYNFPQGRITDHRINLTLYKLTEVVTGEQLDDVIDPLVHEYQAEQLSALQGA; the protein is encoded by the coding sequence ATGAAAGAAACACTGCGCCAACGTTTAGATAGCTTTGCCGACCGATTCGAAGAGCTGTCAATGCTGTTGTCTGACCCCGAGGTGATTCAAGATCAGCAGCGTTTTCGCGATTACTCCCGTGAATACGCCGAGCTCGACGACCTAGTAGGGGCTTGGCAGCGCTATCGCCGCATCGAAAACGATATTGACGCAGCGCAGCAGCTTAGCCAGGACAGCGACCCCGAGATACGCGAACTCGCTGAGATGGAGATCGACGACGGGCGCGAGCAGTTGGACGCGTTAGATGTAGAACTCAAACGACTGCTGGTACCCAAAGACCCTGATGACGGTCGTAGCGTTTACCTGGAAATCCGTGCGGGTACGGGCGGCGATGAAGCCTCATTGTTTGCCGGTGACCTGTTTCGCATGTATTCCCGGTATGCTGAAAAGCGCGGCTGGCGGGTGGAAGTCGTTAGTGCCAGCCACGGCGAGCAAGGCGGCTACAAAGAAATTATCTCGCGGGTGAAAGGCGACAGCGTCTATGCCCGGCTGAAGTTTGAGTCGGGGGCGCACCGTGTCCAGCGCGTCCCCGCCACCGAATCCCAGGGGCGGATCCACACGTCGGCGTGTACCGTGGCCGTGATGCCCGAAGTCGACGACGTGGGCGATGTGGACATCAATACATCTGACTTGCGCGTCGATACCTTTCGCTCCAGCGGCGCGGGCGGCCAGCACGTCAACACCACCGACTCGGCGATTCGCATTACCCACCTGCCATCAGGGGTGGTCGTTGAGTGCCAGGAAGAGCGCAGCCAGCATAAAAACCGTGCCAAGGCGATGTCGCTGCTGGCGGCCAAATTGAAGCAAAGCGCCCAGGACGCGCAGCGCCAGAACCAGGCCGATACCCGCCGCTCGCTGGTCGGCTCGGGCGATCGCAGTGAGCGAGTTCGCACCTATAACTTTCCCCAGGGGCGGATTACCGATCATCGCATCAACCTGACACTGTACAAATTAACCGAAGTGGTGACCGGCGAGCAGCTCGATGACGTGATCGACCCGCTGGTGCACGAGTATCAGGCGGAGCAGTTATCCGCCTTGCAGGGCGCTTGA
- a CDS encoding tetratricopeptide repeat protein: protein MPPRLLLFSLATITLSVSGCQLSPNANDERLSLTADPMDNAPPVTQGLDAAGLSTLLQAEFAGQRGDFKRASQGYLEAARRYGAEALAERATFAARFSNDESLIEEAAQSWKKLNPGADTPNRLLAALSLQQGDWMESLERRLALSEANQDGELTGFAETAIAEQGPLNRLLSRLVAHLNQTSSSEPAQQADALLAAALWEAALGRTERARGYLDQASGLSERPSLLLVEGQLAFETGNPGKARQAAQQGLQDNPDDVRFLLLLAQAEIRLDNLDAAQQQTDALLDRHTGSDALRVALAQLYLDEGHPDPAQRLLQPLMGRDDTPNLAYYLLGVIAQSKGDTDNALLYYRQVDSGEEFLPARATAAQMLIDDDRLIDARAFLRVERMRHDDYFSDLVKLEVQLLDELGRTDEANALLTRELTRTPDDTDLLYFRAMRAWEMGDIEQMEEDLRHVLRIEPDNAVALNALGYTLADLDLPDRLDEARELIERAYALDGDNPAVLDSLGWVYYRLGDAEKALPWLEKAYARMPDQEIAGHLAEVLHALGRSDEARQIIHDVQQRTQDHPTIDGLIQRYPELDPANHL, encoded by the coding sequence ATGCCACCACGTCTGCTACTATTTTCCCTGGCCACTATCACGTTATCAGTGAGTGGCTGCCAGCTGTCGCCCAATGCCAACGACGAGCGGCTTTCGCTAACTGCTGACCCCATGGATAACGCCCCGCCCGTTACGCAGGGGCTGGACGCTGCTGGCTTAAGCACGCTGTTGCAAGCAGAGTTTGCCGGGCAGCGCGGCGACTTCAAGCGGGCCAGCCAAGGCTACCTTGAAGCCGCTAGACGCTACGGCGCCGAGGCACTGGCTGAGCGCGCCACTTTTGCCGCGCGCTTCAGCAACGACGAAAGCCTGATCGAAGAGGCGGCACAGAGCTGGAAAAAACTGAACCCCGGGGCCGACACCCCCAATCGGCTTCTCGCCGCTCTTTCGCTGCAACAGGGCGATTGGATGGAAAGCCTGGAGCGCCGCCTGGCCTTGAGTGAAGCCAATCAGGATGGCGAACTCACCGGTTTCGCCGAAACCGCCATCGCCGAACAGGGCCCGCTCAACCGACTGCTGAGCCGCCTTGTCGCACATTTGAACCAGACATCGTCCAGCGAGCCGGCACAACAAGCCGATGCCCTGCTAGCGGCGGCGCTCTGGGAAGCGGCGCTCGGGCGCACTGAACGAGCCCGCGGCTATCTCGACCAAGCCTCAGGCTTGAGCGAGCGTCCCTCCTTACTGCTGGTAGAAGGCCAACTGGCATTTGAAACCGGCAACCCCGGCAAGGCTCGCCAAGCGGCCCAGCAAGGCCTGCAGGACAACCCCGATGACGTGCGCTTTTTATTACTGCTGGCTCAGGCCGAGATTCGACTCGACAATCTTGATGCTGCCCAACAGCAAACTGACGCCCTGCTCGACCGACACACAGGCAGCGATGCATTAAGGGTCGCCCTTGCCCAACTGTATCTGGATGAGGGCCACCCCGACCCCGCACAGCGGCTTCTACAGCCGCTGATGGGCCGGGATGATACGCCCAACCTGGCCTACTATTTGCTCGGTGTGATTGCACAGTCGAAAGGCGACACCGACAACGCACTGCTTTACTATCGGCAGGTCGACAGCGGTGAGGAATTCCTGCCCGCTCGCGCCACGGCGGCGCAAATGCTCATTGATGACGATCGTCTCATCGACGCACGTGCCTTTTTGCGTGTCGAGCGCATGCGTCACGACGATTACTTCAGCGATCTGGTCAAACTGGAAGTACAACTACTCGACGAACTGGGCCGGACCGATGAGGCCAATGCCCTTCTTACCCGTGAGCTAACACGCACCCCAGACGACACCGACCTACTATACTTCCGCGCGATGCGCGCCTGGGAAATGGGCGATATTGAACAGATGGAGGAAGACCTGCGCCATGTGCTACGCATCGAACCCGACAATGCCGTGGCGCTCAATGCGCTGGGGTACACCCTGGCGGATCTCGATCTTCCTGACCGCCTTGACGAAGCCCGCGAGCTGATTGAGCGCGCCTATGCGCTGGATGGTGACAACCCCGCGGTCCTCGACAGCCTTGGCTGGGTGTATTACCGCCTGGGCGATGCTGAGAAAGCCCTCCCCTGGCTCGAAAAAGCCTATGCCCGCATGCCCGACCAGGAAATTGCTGGCCATCTTGCCGAGGTGCTGCATGCCCTGGGGCGCAGCGACGAAGCACGCCAAATCATCCATGACGTACAACAGCGCACCCAGGACCATCCGACGATTGATGGATTAATACAGCGCTATCCCGAACTCGACCCAGCAAACCACCTCTAA
- the hemA gene encoding glutamyl-tRNA reductase, translating to MTLLALGINHRTASIAVREQVAFTPAQLDHALMELRALPQISEAAVLSTCNRTELYCVTDAAGEKVVLDWLSRFHRLQVDELTHCAYHYLDNEAVRHLMRVAVGLDSMVLGEPQILGQLKEAYQQAREAQGLGSELERLFQHTFAVAKQVRTETGIGKNPVSVAYAAVSMASRIFDDFGRSKALLIGAGETIELVARHLHEAGVRKLTVANRTRERAEKVSAPLGGTAITLPEIPAALEEADIVISSTAAPLPILGKGMVERALKKRRHRPVFMVDIAVPRDIEPEVGDLADVFLYTVDDLEEVIQENRRHRQVAADQAESLIEHGVSGWQHERRIRHGGELIRGYRRHGESLRDTARDQALERLARGEDPTKVVERLAHQLANRLMHQPTQTLRDAASQEDHALLEAAPRLLMPPKPAFEKPSTSTANRQKDDTPA from the coding sequence ATGACGCTCCTTGCCCTGGGAATTAATCATCGCACCGCCAGCATCGCCGTGCGCGAACAGGTTGCCTTTACACCGGCGCAGCTCGACCACGCGCTGATGGAACTGCGTGCGCTACCGCAAATCAGTGAGGCAGCGGTACTGTCGACCTGTAACCGGACAGAACTGTATTGCGTGACTGACGCAGCAGGCGAAAAAGTCGTCCTCGACTGGCTGAGCCGCTTTCATCGGTTACAGGTCGATGAGCTGACCCACTGTGCCTACCACTACCTGGATAATGAGGCGGTTCGCCACCTGATGCGCGTTGCCGTGGGGCTCGATTCCATGGTGCTGGGCGAGCCGCAAATTCTTGGTCAACTCAAAGAAGCCTACCAGCAGGCCCGTGAAGCCCAAGGCCTGGGCAGCGAGCTCGAACGGTTATTCCAGCATACCTTTGCCGTGGCCAAGCAGGTGCGCACGGAAACCGGTATCGGCAAAAACCCGGTGTCCGTGGCTTACGCCGCGGTCAGTATGGCCAGCCGGATTTTTGATGATTTTGGTCGTTCAAAAGCGTTGTTGATCGGGGCAGGTGAAACCATCGAGCTGGTCGCCCGGCACCTCCATGAAGCTGGGGTGCGAAAGCTGACGGTGGCCAACCGGACCCGTGAGCGCGCCGAGAAGGTATCAGCGCCGCTCGGCGGCACGGCGATTACCCTGCCGGAGATTCCGGCCGCACTGGAAGAAGCGGATATCGTTATTTCCTCCACGGCGGCGCCGTTGCCTATTCTAGGCAAGGGCATGGTCGAGCGCGCCCTTAAAAAACGTCGTCATCGCCCGGTGTTCATGGTCGATATTGCCGTGCCACGTGATATCGAGCCCGAAGTGGGAGATCTCGCCGATGTGTTCCTGTATACCGTTGATGACCTTGAAGAGGTTATTCAGGAAAACCGTCGTCATCGTCAGGTGGCCGCTGATCAGGCAGAGTCACTGATTGAGCATGGCGTCAGCGGCTGGCAGCATGAACGGCGCATTCGTCACGGTGGTGAGCTTATTCGCGGTTATCGCCGCCACGGGGAGTCGCTGCGGGATACAGCGCGAGACCAGGCGCTCGAGCGGCTGGCGCGTGGCGAGGACCCGACAAAGGTTGTCGAGCGTCTGGCCCATCAACTTGCCAACCGGCTGATGCACCAGCCGACACAAACGCTGCGCGATGCGGCGTCTCAGGAAGATCACGCGCTATTGGAAGCAGCGCCGCGCCTGTTAATGCCGCCCAAGCCTGCCTTTGAGAAACCCTCGACATCGACGGCCAATCGCCAGAAGGATGATACGCCCGCATGA